The nucleotide sequence TGGTTAACTACGTGTCCTGTTCTACCTTTGCCCCGAACTCATTGAGTGAATTAGTGAATGAGCGATTGAGTGAATAAATTCTTCAGCCATTCACTCAATCACTCAATCAATAAATCACTCATTAATTATGGAATACCGCATCGAAAAAGACACGATGGGCCAGGTACGGGTCCCGGCCAACGTCTACTGGGGCGCACAAACCCAGCGTTCAATCGAGAACTTCAAAATTGCGCAGGACATTAATAAAATGCCCCGCGAGATTATCCGGGCGTTTGCGTACCTCAAAAAAGCGGCCGCGCTGACTAACCTCGATGCGGGCATTCTGCCGAAAGAAAAAAGCGATCTGATCGGTCAGGTATGCGACGAAATTCTGGCCGGTAACCTCGACGATCAGTTTCCGCTGGTGGTGTGGCAGACGGGCTCGGGTACGCAGTCGAATATGAACGTAAACGAGGTGATCGCCTATCGCGCACACGTTCTGCACGGGGGCCAGCTGACCGACGAGAAGAAGTTTCTGCACCCGAACGACGATGTCAACAAGTCGCAGTCGAGCAACGACACGTTCCCGACGGCCATGCACATTGCAGCCTATAAAATTCTGCTCGACGTAACGATTCCGGGTATTACCAAACTGCGCGATACGCTGGCCGCCAAGTCAAAGCAGTTCATGCACGTTGTCAAGATTGGCCGGACGCACTTTATGGACGCGACGCCGTTAACGGTAGGGCAGGAGTTTTCGGGTTACGTCTCGCAGCTCGATCACGGCCTGCGGGCAATCAACAATTCGCTGGCGCACCTGAGCGAGTTGGCGCTGGGCGGCACGGCCGTTGGTACGGGCATCAACACCCCTCCAAACTATTCAGAAAACGTAGCGAAGCATATCGCCAGCGTAACGGGGCTGCCGTTCGTAACCGCCGAGAATAAGTTTGAAGCGCTGGCGGCCCACGACGCCATTGTGGAAGCCCACGGCGCGCTGAAAACCGTTGCCGCCAGCCTGATGAAAATTGGTAACGATATCCGGATGCTGTCGTCGGGGCCGCGGGCCGGTATCGGCGAATTGTTCATTCCGGATAATGAGCCGGGTTCCAGCATCATGCCAGGTAAAGTAAACCCGACGCAGTGCGAAGCCATGACCATGGTGGCCGCGCAGGTGATGGGCAACGACGTCGCGATCAACTTCGGCGGGGCAATGGGTCACTTTGAGCTGAATGTGTTCAAGCCGGTGATGATCTATAACTTCCTGCATTCGGCCCGGCTGATTGGCGACGTGTGCGTATCGTTCAACGACAAGTGCGCCGAAGGTATCCAACCCATCGAAGCGAACATCAAAAAGCACGTTGATTCGTCGCTGATGCTTGTGACGGCGCTGAACACCAAAATTGGCTACTACAAAGCCGCCGAAATCGCGCAGACCGCCCACAAAAACGGCTCGACACTCAAAGAAACCGCTCTTCAACTCGGCTATCTCACCGAAGAAGAGTTTAACGAGTGGGTAAAGCCCGAGGAAATGGTTGGAGAAATAAAGTAAGAACAGACGCAACATGAAAGCCCCGTTGAAGCCAGTACTCGTGGCTGCTTCAACGGGGCTTTTTGTAGAGATATCCTACGGAGTCTGATGGAGTCGTTTATCGGTTCAAAAAATGGTAGAGATACCCGGCATCCAGTAAATCAATTAACCAAATAATTCTATAAAAAAGCCGTGAGTTTATACTGCGGCTTTTTTGTTTGCCGAGGTTTTAAGTAAACTTGGGTCGGAAGGCTAACTCTAGAGACCTTTCGGACAATCCGTTCCTTACCCTCTCTCCAATGAACAACCAACTCCCTGTACCCTTTCGCGTTCCATACGAAGTTACCCCCCGCTTTAACAAGCCCGTCGTTTATTTTTCAATGGAAATTGGCGTCGATCAGGCGCTGAAAACCTATTCGGGTGGCCTGGGTTATCTGGCGGGTTCGCACATGAAAAGCGCCTATGAACTGGGCCAGAACCTGATTGGTGTGAGCGTCCTCTGGAAATACGGCTATTACGATCAGGTACGTAAGACTGACAATGCCATGGATGTGCAGTTTCGGGAGAAGGTGTA is from Spirosoma taeanense and encodes:
- the fumC gene encoding class II fumarate hydratase, with the protein product MEYRIEKDTMGQVRVPANVYWGAQTQRSIENFKIAQDINKMPREIIRAFAYLKKAAALTNLDAGILPKEKSDLIGQVCDEILAGNLDDQFPLVVWQTGSGTQSNMNVNEVIAYRAHVLHGGQLTDEKKFLHPNDDVNKSQSSNDTFPTAMHIAAYKILLDVTIPGITKLRDTLAAKSKQFMHVVKIGRTHFMDATPLTVGQEFSGYVSQLDHGLRAINNSLAHLSELALGGTAVGTGINTPPNYSENVAKHIASVTGLPFVTAENKFEALAAHDAIVEAHGALKTVAASLMKIGNDIRMLSSGPRAGIGELFIPDNEPGSSIMPGKVNPTQCEAMTMVAAQVMGNDVAINFGGAMGHFELNVFKPVMIYNFLHSARLIGDVCVSFNDKCAEGIQPIEANIKKHVDSSLMLVTALNTKIGYYKAAEIAQTAHKNGSTLKETALQLGYLTEEEFNEWVKPEEMVGEIK